Proteins encoded together in one Bacteroides ovatus window:
- a CDS encoding Calx-beta domain-containing protein, producing the protein MNYLKIYTLLLCAVLIAACSDDEEQFNSGAATVSLQETAMTVKESAGLCTVPVVVTGEHTGTIRVTFELKDHTAKEDENYIVTTKTLLIPAGQETINFEFKTVDDKDVNDDRSFDIEIADVKGASIGTNNRLTVTIKDNDSSFYETLSGTWVFTGTASATNASNVQVGFSVKVNTAEEGTEAYEHYLVCSNKNGFDPDNDIEWEFSWRLHYEYDSVAQKTYLSIVPGEDVASYGPYTIRFRRLALDGSTSDVYRGEYDVETKTVTFENANLIGDMYKDGLIQIQKFRLFGCKMEHIR; encoded by the coding sequence ATGAACTATCTGAAAATATACACCCTTCTTCTGTGTGCCGTTCTGATCGCCGCCTGTTCGGACGATGAGGAACAGTTCAATTCCGGAGCGGCTACGGTAAGTTTGCAGGAAACAGCAATGACAGTGAAAGAGTCTGCCGGTTTATGCACTGTGCCTGTCGTAGTGACAGGAGAACATACCGGAACTATCCGCGTGACGTTCGAATTAAAAGATCATACCGCCAAAGAGGATGAAAACTATATCGTCACCACAAAGACGCTGCTTATTCCTGCCGGTCAGGAAACTATAAATTTTGAGTTTAAAACTGTTGATGACAAGGATGTCAATGACGACCGCTCTTTTGATATTGAAATTGCCGATGTGAAAGGGGCCTCCATTGGTACAAACAATCGTCTGACGGTGACTATCAAAGATAACGATTCCAGTTTTTATGAAACACTTTCGGGAACCTGGGTATTTACCGGAACAGCTTCTGCTACCAATGCTTCCAATGTACAAGTGGGATTTTCCGTAAAAGTGAATACCGCGGAAGAAGGTACGGAGGCATACGAGCATTATCTGGTTTGCTCGAATAAGAATGGATTTGATCCGGATAATGACATTGAGTGGGAATTTAGCTGGCGTTTGCATTATGAATATGATTCGGTGGCGCAGAAAACCTATTTATCTATTGTACCGGGTGAAGATGTCGCTTCTTATGGTCCGTATACCATTCGTTTCAGGAGACTGGCATTAGACGGAAGTACTTCTGACGTATATCGTGGAGAATATGATGTTGAAACTAAAACTGTCACTTTCGAGAATGCCAATCTGATTGGTGATATGTATAAGGACGGACTGATACAAATACAGAAATTCAGGCTATTTGGCTGTAAAATGGAACACATCAGATAA
- a CDS encoding TlpA family protein disulfide reductase, which yields MRALIVCITLLFALLTCTMAQIPSVKVEDTKGAQVNTASLVNHKTPMIISFWATTCKPCIRELDAINEQLPDWLEEAKFRVVAVSTDDSRSTAKARALAEGHGWDDFIMLYDKNQEFMRAMNVSLTPQVYVVDADGKIVYSHTGYAPGSELELLKAIKKLQK from the coding sequence ATGAGAGCACTAATTGTCTGCATTACGCTGTTGTTTGCTTTGTTAACCTGTACTATGGCACAAATACCATCGGTTAAGGTTGAAGATACTAAGGGAGCACAAGTTAACACTGCATCCCTGGTTAATCACAAAACGCCTATGATTATTTCTTTTTGGGCAACAACCTGTAAGCCTTGTATTCGTGAATTGGACGCCATAAATGAACAATTGCCCGATTGGTTGGAAGAAGCCAAATTCCGTGTAGTAGCTGTTTCAACAGATGACAGCCGTTCTACAGCTAAAGCGCGTGCATTGGCAGAGGGACATGGATGGGATGATTTTATCATGCTGTATGATAAAAACCAGGAATTTATGCGAGCTATGAATGTAAGCCTGACTCCACAGGTATATGTGGTGGATGCTGACGGGAAAATAGTCTATTCACATACCGGATATGCGCCGGGAAGTGAGCTGGAACTACTGAAAGCAATAAAAAAACTGCAGAAATAG
- a CDS encoding DUF6029 family protein, producing the protein MTKIRIQVLALLALTSTLTYAQEDNKKGYLTGSFETNTIYYKDDSKTEAESPEDHFGSNNYLKLDYYQGKFAVGVQLEAYEPVLVGYPAELEKAKLTNYYVSWADKDFSVTAGTFYEQFGSGLLFRSWEDRMLGLNNAVMGARFTYNYKNIVGLKAIWGTPRFGMDFSDTQVRGVDVSFSLSEMLSWQNTSLSIEGGALNRYEKINIDLEEEGGKPYSNGFSGRINFERSGFTAKGEYVDGGNKYYNFIHDDKLYARKRANAQLLELGYSGNGLGVNLTGRRLEWMNSEIITGNGSTSNLLNYVPAMSTQYTYMLTNLHPHTPQIGDVTNAISGEMGGQLDIFYHFKRGTVIGGKRGLKLHANFSTYYVLEKEGTAQIGNLSFRDFSIDVEKQWTKSFKMNLLYSMQEYSPSYGANKATNLSNIFVADLQYKFTPSFSTRMELQYLTTKEDQKDWMAALLEINFAPAWSIYGSDMYNHGKEKIHYYNVGASYAKSRTRVALSYGRNREGYVCSGGVCRTIPKYTGANLTITTSF; encoded by the coding sequence ATGACTAAAATAAGAATTCAGGTGTTGGCTTTGTTAGCGTTAACATCGACATTGACCTATGCGCAGGAAGATAACAAGAAAGGTTATCTGACAGGGAGCTTTGAAACGAATACGATATATTACAAAGATGATAGTAAAACAGAAGCGGAATCACCGGAAGATCATTTCGGATCGAACAATTATCTGAAACTGGATTACTATCAGGGTAAGTTTGCCGTAGGTGTACAGTTGGAAGCCTATGAACCGGTACTGGTGGGATACCCGGCAGAATTGGAGAAAGCAAAGCTGACCAACTATTATGTATCTTGGGCTGATAAAGATTTTTCCGTAACAGCGGGTACGTTTTATGAGCAGTTCGGGAGTGGACTACTATTCCGTAGCTGGGAGGACCGTATGCTGGGACTAAATAATGCAGTGATGGGAGCACGATTTACCTACAATTACAAGAATATTGTGGGATTGAAAGCCATTTGGGGAACTCCACGTTTTGGTATGGACTTTTCCGATACACAAGTACGTGGTGTAGATGTAAGTTTCTCCTTGTCCGAAATGCTTAGTTGGCAAAACACGTCTTTGAGTATTGAAGGAGGGGCGTTGAACCGGTATGAGAAAATCAATATCGATCTCGAAGAAGAAGGGGGAAAACCTTATTCGAATGGCTTCTCGGGACGGATAAATTTTGAACGCTCCGGATTTACAGCGAAAGGTGAATATGTAGACGGTGGCAATAAGTATTATAATTTCATTCATGATGACAAACTTTATGCGAGGAAACGTGCTAATGCACAATTGCTGGAACTGGGATATAGCGGTAATGGGTTGGGAGTAAATCTGACCGGACGCCGACTGGAATGGATGAACAGTGAGATTATTACCGGTAATGGTTCGACTTCGAATCTGTTGAATTATGTCCCGGCTATGAGTACGCAATATACCTATATGCTGACCAACTTGCATCCTCACACTCCACAAATAGGAGATGTGACAAACGCAATCAGCGGGGAGATGGGCGGACAACTGGATATTTTTTATCATTTCAAAAGAGGAACGGTTATCGGAGGTAAACGCGGTTTGAAATTACATGCTAATTTTTCTACCTATTATGTTTTAGAAAAAGAAGGTACAGCCCAGATAGGCAACTTGTCATTCCGTGATTTTAGTATTGATGTGGAAAAGCAATGGACGAAGTCATTCAAAATGAACTTGCTTTATTCCATGCAAGAATATAGTCCTTCGTACGGAGCGAATAAGGCGACCAACCTGTCGAATATTTTTGTAGCAGATTTACAATATAAGTTCACACCTTCTTTTTCAACTCGCATGGAGTTGCAATACCTAACTACAAAGGAAGATCAAAAGGACTGGATGGCGGCCCTGTTGGAAATAAATTTTGCTCCGGCATGGAGTATTTATGGAAGTGATATGTATAATCACGGCAAGGAGAAAATCCATTATTACAATGTGGGAGCCAGTTATGCCAAATCCCGTACGCGTGTAGCTTTGAGTTATGGTCGTAATAGAGAAGGGTATGTCTGTTCCGGTGGAGTTTGCCGGACGATTCCTAAATATACAGGGGCTAAC